One window from the genome of Cyprinus carpio isolate SPL01 chromosome B1, ASM1834038v1, whole genome shotgun sequence encodes:
- the LOC109078360 gene encoding E3 ubiquitin-protein ligase ZFP91-like isoform X2 — protein sequence MEPQLSNNKDEMENEAALEKSAGQSTASTPCRAFRGRGDGCLKTEGTCPPETNGAAPSVAGSGRVLRDRSTRAIPVWRQRYIGEGQGEVTREAAANRRRKAKCPRRRKSAAAAQGSSNAAREFSGDCDLPDEFEENKDALVNRAARGRRVQVRSGARTCRGSPRTVFKIEPEMDIDYEEANKAVEKTGTSVEKKEEESMDDEDVIEVEECPFVDDPKDENYLPYSHSEEEDTVSTDEDVSFRDDTNDQSYDPKEIPKLRRRPPTRLTEKKVKAAMQENATDQETEIKTEGGESTDVQTAAEVEEGAEPPRKGRRRKDDKSPRLPKRRKKPPVQYVRCEMEGCGTVLAHPRYLQHHIKYQHLMKKKYVCPHPSCGRLFRLQKQLLRHAKHHTDQRDYICEFCARAFKSSHNLAVHRMIHTGEKPLQCEICGFTCRQKASLNWHMKKHDADATYQFSCSICGKKFEKKDSVVAHKAKSHPEVLIAEALASNAGALITTPTGVTSLLETSTGSMQTEQVVPEAKGSSAIPSGQVGPAMVVDQDHPLHTMEVPVTLALTSTEEENSAPSQQTSAHSLQMPLQFVSTQQHQIQQLPIQPSTTSITQQAALVQQLPVQSYSPQSQIVHMAFRALPPQQLPLVSVAQQLPLQTTQPHQNQTLSRPPSHNPAPNTPLLSQALPEASADSRSVLGFGGDPASSSSTSPQSSTTPSETRHVVWEGDGTNENGSGGGVWGVGGEGEEPNMTDSSDGQIQRVLL from the exons ATGGAGCCGCAGCTCTCGAACAACAAAGATGAGATGGAGAATGAGGCGGCCCTGGAGAAATCCGCGGGGCAGAGTACCGCATCCACCCCGTGCAGGGCATTCAGAGGACGGGGCGACGGGTGTCTGAAGACCGAAGGGACTTGCCCACCCGAGACAAACGGAGCTGCGCCGAGCGTGGCGGGATCCGGGCGGGTTTTACGGGACAGGTCAACGCGAGCGATTCCCGTGTGGAGGCAGAGATATATCGGGGAGGGTCAGGGTGAAGTGACACGCGAGGCTGCGGCGAATCGCCGGAGGAAAGCGAAATGCCCGCGGCGCAGGAAGAGCGCAGCAGCCGCGCAGGGTTCATCGAATGCGGCCAGAGAGTTCAGCGGCGACTGCGACCTTCCGGATGA GTTTGAAGAAAACAAGGATGCGCTGGTTAATCGAG CGGCCCGCGGCAGACGGGTGCAGGTGCGCTCAGGGGCCCGCACCTGCCGGGGCTCGCCTAGGACTGTGTTTAAAATTGAGCCAGAAATGGACATTGACTATG AGGAGGCCAATAAAGCGGTCGAAAAGACAGGAACAAG TGTGGAGAAAAAGGAAGAGGAGAGCATGGATGATGAAGATGTTATAGAAGTGGAAGAGTGTCCATTTGTGGATGATCCAAAAGATGAAAACTATCTACCCTATTCTCATAG tgaGGAAGAGGACACCGTCAGCACTGATGAAGATGTCTCTTTTAGAGATGACACGAATGACCAGAGCTACGATCCTAA GGAAATTCCTAAGTTGAGGCGCAGACCCCCTACTAGACTGACAGAGAAGAAAGTCAAGGCTGCAATGCAAGAGAATGCAACAGATCAAGAGACAGAGATAAAAACTGAGGGAGGGGAGAGCACAGATGTGCAGACCGCCGCTGAAGTTGAGGAAGGTGCCGAGCCACCCAGGAA AGGGCGAAGAAGGAAAGATGATAAAAGCCCTCGTCTTCCTAAAAGAAG GAAAAAGCCGCCGGTGCAGTATGTGCGTTGTGAAATGGAAGGATGTGGTACAGTGCTGGCCCATCCACGTTACTTACAG CATCACATTAAATACCAACACCTGATGAAGAAGAAGTACGTCTGCCCTCATCCCTCATGCGGACGACTCTTCCGGCTGCAGAAACAGCTACTGCGGCATGCCAAGCACCACACCG ATCAGAGAGACTATATCTGTGAGTTCTGTGCTCGCGCCTTCAAGAGCTCTCACAACCTGGCTGTGCATCGAATGAtacacaccggagagaaaccacTGCA GTGTGAAATCTGTGGTTTCACTTGCCGTCAGAAGGCCTCCCTTAACTGGCACATGAAAAAGCACGATGCAGATGCCACGTACCAGTTCTCCTGCAGCATCTGCGGCAAGAAGTTCGAAAAGAAGGACAGTGTGGTGGCTCACAAAGCCAAGAGCCACCCCGAGGTGCTCATTGCTGAGGCCCTGGCCTCCAATGCTGGAGCCCTCATCACCACTCCTACCGGAGTCACCTCGCTGCTGGAGACCTCCACAGGCTCCATGCAGACAGAGCAGGTGGTCCCTGAGGCCAAAGGGAGCTCTGCGATACCATCGGGTCAGGTGGGTCCAGCGATGGTTGTGGATCAGGATCACCCGCTACACACCATGGAGGTACCGGTGACCCTGGCCTTGACCTCGACAGAAGAGGAAAACAGTGCTCCTTCACAGCAGACCTCTGCTCACTCTCTGCAGATGCCACTACAGTTCGTCTCGACGCAGCAACACCAAATCCAGCAGCTACCCATTCAGCCCTCCACGACCAGCATCACCCAGCAGGCCGCTTTGGTCCAGCAGCTGCCCGTTCAGTCCTACAGCCCTCAATCCCAGATTGTCCACATGGCCTTCAGAGCTCTTCCTCCGCAGCAGCTCCCACTGGTGTCTGTCGCACAGCAGCTGCCTCTTCAAACCACCCAGCCACATCAAAACCAGACCCTCTCTAGGCCCCCAAGCCACAACCCGGCTCCCAATACTCCCCTTCTCTCCCAAGCCCTGCCTGAGGCGTCCGCTGACTCCCGGAGCGTTTTGGGATTCGGGGGCGATCCTGCCTCCTCATCATCTACATCTCCCCAGTCTTCCACTACTCCTTCAGAGACGAGACATGTGGTCTGGGAGGGAGACGGGACTAATGAGAACGGAAGTGGGGGTGGGGTTTGGGGGGTGGGTGGAGAGGGGGAGGAGCCAAACATGACGGACAGTTCAGACGGCCAAATACAGCGTGTTCTGCTGTAG